The Eptesicus fuscus isolate TK198812 chromosome 20, DD_ASM_mEF_20220401, whole genome shotgun sequence genome contains the following window.
CCCAAGAGAAATTTAGGATTATCCCTACGATCTTGAGTGTCACATCATCAATGAGGTTTCTCAGGACCAACCTACTAAACAGAGCAACTGCACCCACTCTCTACCCCCTCGCCctgctctgtttctctccagagCCCCGGCATAACGGATGTTACTTATTGAGCATTAAGTcgtccttcccttcctcccagacCCCAAGAACGCACGCACCTGCGTGAGAGCGTGAGCTCCTGCACCTGTGTCAGGCACGGTGTCGGGTCACCAAAGAGGCTACAAACGGGTATGAGGCCATGCTACAGcggaatgaaaataaaagagagaccTTGCCACTAGAAGCTGGGCGTCTGCTTACACTTGGACGGCTCGCCTCACCGAAGACGAAAGAATAGCCAGGATGGGGAgggagcaaataaacaaaaaactagtTGAGATGCCGGACGAGGGTCATTTCCAAGATTAGCCTGGCCGTACCTGGTGCCGGGAGAGGGCGGACTCCTCACCCGCGCTGCCGAGGCCCCGAAGGCGAACCACTAGGAAAGAGCTGCCTTGCCCGTCCCACAGGAAGAGTTCTCCGCCGAGGCCCAAGACCAGGTTTCTCGTCAGCaactgcggcggcggcggcagcggcggcggcggcgacgaaGACAACGATAAAGAACCCGGTTTCTCGGCCTCGGCCGGACTCTGGTTTTTCAGTCCCTCCCGGAGCCACGAGAACACGACGTGGTTAGGAAGCCAGGTCTGCCACAGCTCGCCGTCGCCCGAGAGTCCCtcggcggccgccatcttggccCAGTTGCTCTCCTCTTTCCAATTGCTCAGCCCGCCGCCGAGCGCAGCCAATCCGCGGCCGCCCGCCCACTGCTTTGGCTAATCAGCGAGCAGGCAGCCCGGAAGCACGAGGCTAGGGCTAGGGGCTAATAAAGCGAGGCCAGCCTATCAGGCAGCGGCAGCGCTAGTGGAAGGCCAATCGTCAGTCAAGCCACAGGGGGCGGGACGAGAAAGTCGACCGGCCAGTGACTGTAGTTTTGGAGCCGCGGAAAAGTCTAGAACCTGAGAGAGACTGACTTCTATGACTCTCACTGCTTATGGGACACTTCCACCTGGGTAAATCTAGATATCCAAAGCTTTTCCTCGAGACTTAACTCCCTCGATCCAGGGTGGGTTAACCTCACGGATGTCACTACCGCAATGACCCATCCTTGGTTTGCGCAAAACTGACTCCTTGTTGGGACGGCCAGCGGAACACTTCCCACTACGATCAGCAACCAGAAACTACAACTCCCAGGGTTCTGCGCGCCCGCGGGGGCGGGGCTTTCTGGGGGCTACTCCCGCGGAGGGGAGATGGCAGAGCAGTCTGGGTCTCCGCGACGCTCGATGTACAAATTGGTGGGCTCGCCTCCGTGGAAAGAGACGTtcaggcaggtgagtgtgggATTTGGGAAGCTCTGGCCGGGCCGTGGTCATTCCCCGAATCCCCCCAGGAACCGCTCTCCTCAGTGCCTTCGCCGGGTGAGGCAAGTGTCAGGAGTGCCTGGCGGGTGGAGGTGGACCTGGGACTCCAGACTTCCCGCCTGTAGATCTGGGTCTTGTCCATCGCTCTGCCGCCTCCCGGAATTTCTGGACCCCTGGGTGCGGGATTAGCCCGGGCCGGACCGGCCTCAGGCCCGTTAGTTTTGGATTTGGGTTTGTTTTAAATTCGAAGTGTGATCATTGCCATCCTTCTGCACTCTGCAATAACAGCACCTGCTCTTGTTGGGTAGTGGGCACCGAGAAGGCACTTTGTTTACCTCATGCAAGAGAGAAATTATTTCTATTCAAGATAAAGCGTCTGTTCAGGAGAGCCTCACTTACTGCCTTAGCAGAGTTGTACCTCATCTTAGTTCTGACCTACTCTGAACTCAGCATGCTTCGAGTAATATTGCCTATGACTGCAGGAATCTCATAAGTAGTAGATATAGCCCAGGAATATAATCTGATGCTAGAAATGACTGTTGAcatcagggtttctcaacttGGCCGTTGGCATTTTGAGGAAgacaattctttgttgtggggtgGTGGTTCTGTGCATTGTGGAATGTTTAGCagaatccctggcctctacccactggatGCCAGTAGCCCTGAAAATAGAGTTATGACAACCAGCAATGTCTCCAGGCATTGCGAGATGTCCCTTGGGGGACAAAATTTTTGCCCCAAGTTTAGAAACACTGTTGTACAGTTAGGTGACTAGTGTAGCCATATCTAGAGCAGCAAGAATTTGGAAGCAGTCTAAATGTCCTGTATAATAGGACAGTGGATGTTGAGCTGTTATCATCCCACCATTAAAGAAGCTGGCATTGAAGGTAAAATGTGAAATACGGTGACCTGGAAATATATGAACACAATATTGTAATTTCACCTATCTACATGTGGATAAGGATTAGAGGGGAGTATGCAAAATTAACAATAGTTTGGATTACAGTTGATAATTTGTGTCTATaagttttctttaatgttttaataactAAATCTAAGAggtgttgtttgtttgcttgctttttatgGAATTGCCTTTACCCCTCCCCTCtaccccttcccttctcccatcttcctcccttctttcaagGGATGCctggagagaatgagaaacagccGGGACAGGCTCCTGAACAAATACCGACAGGCGGGAGGCAATCTGCCAGGGAGAGCTCAGAGCGCCCTGCTAGCACAAGAGTTGATGGAAGAAGAATGGAATGCTTGGCACTCAGTGGAAAGCGGCCCAGAGGCCGTGGCTCAGGTCAGGCTGGGATGTGTTTTCAGGGAGGGCGCTACAGCACCAAGAACACCTCgtgtcctctctctgcctcttcccccgAGTCCTCTAAACCCTTATAGTCTCAACCCTACATTCGGGATTCTAACAGCCTTTAACCCAGTTTCTTCTACCTTTAACATTAGTCTCTTTTAGATTAAGGGTTCCTAAGTACCAGACTGTTGACCTGCTGCATCATTGCATTATTtcaattataaaactaaaaagaaaataattttactcCTTGGCTACACTCCTCGTAGTTTTGATGCAGTAGTCATGGGGCTAGGAATCTTCCTTTTTAAGAGGGTCTCCAGAAGCTTTATGATTCTAATCTCAGTCAGAGTTGGGAGCTGAGTGTGGATAGGAAACCTGTTACCAGGTGTCAGGAAAGCACTGGACTGGAAGTCAGCAGCTCTGGAATTCTGATCCTGGTTTGGATGTTGCTTTTTAACTCCACTCTGCCTCTCTGGCCTAGTTTTTATACTTATGAAATGAAGACAATAATTAAGTATTTTGAGTACTATATAAGAAAACGTGGAGAACTGCTTTGAAAACATCAAGGCTCTCTAGAATAATGATGCATATTTCAGTATCTCTTATGTGTCCTATAGTATGCCAAATGTTTGTGTTATATAATCACAGTTAGTACTCAAAATAACCTTCATAAGCTTCTCAGCTAGGTTTTATTCCCATTTTGATGTTTACAGGGGTTAGGAACATTCTGGCGGTCACATAGCTTGGCAGAACCACATACTTAGCTGCTGCCCTATATGATCTGCCCCCAATTAAGTGCCATTATTTTGTTACTGGGTAGTTATTTCTTGATGCTTTCTCAGCATGACCACATTACCCCACTGTCAGCACagtctagtggtcggcaaactgcagctgatgagccacacgcggctcgcgagccgcggtttgccgctctgttgactgagtttgccaaccactggcataGTCTTCAGAAGGACAGGACTCACTGATTTCCTCAGGTAAACCTGGGTTCTACAAGCCAACCTCCAAGTATGAATCATCATGGGGCTTGTCAGCTGATTATAGCTTCAAACCCCTGATGATCCCACTTTCTCTTGCAGTGGGAGGAGCCGATGGACTTGGCTGAGCTGGAGGAAATCCAACAGGAGCTGGTTGACCAAGGTGACCTCTGAGAGTGGTCTTTCCTGCCTATACCTAGCCACTCTAATGCTTACATTTATTCTAAACAGAGTTAGTTCTTAACTTCTACGTCTGCCTGCAGTCGAGCATCCAGAAGTCTCTGCTTTTACTCAGAAGTCTTGACTGGCTGTCTTCCTAGTAATACGAGTCTTAAGTATGCTCGGTCTTGTGCTCAGACTTCTCATCCCATGAGAAGTCTATAACTTACAACTACCCTACAAGGCACTAGGAGACAGAAGAGAGTGGCATCTCACACAGGCTGAACAGCTAGTGGTGGAGTTGGGAAGCAACATCAGTTTTGTGAAGCCAGTTCCCATGCTTATTCTACTATCCTACAGTACCTCTCTACTAACAGATGAATAGTAATCCTGTACCCTGTAGGATACAGTGCAGGATCACTTCTCTTGCACAACTTAAGTGCcttctctctcatccactctTTACTGACTACCCAGGGTCTTGTGAGCATCTACTCCCTGAGGCATTCATAGCACCGTACAGTGCACAATTTAGCATCTTACataattcatttattccacaTTGCACTATTTTGACTAGGCTCAGTAtctatcatctgtaaaatagagataataggcCTGCCCtataagtttgtgtgtgtgtggaaactTATGTTTAGTAATACGTGTAGAAGACATAGAGAAGGGTCGGCATGTTGAAAGCTCTCAACAGACGAGGATGCAAGACCATGGACTCTTGAGCGTGGCTGCTGAGGTTCACTTCTGAGCTTGACCACTTTAACTGTACAGCACGGGGCAAAGCACTTAATCgccccatgcctcagtttcttcatctttaaagtaAATAACAGTAAACAAATTAATATGTGGAAAGGACTTACAATAGCATTTGACAAATTGTAAGTGCTATGCAAGTGTTAGTTGTTATGAGTAGTATTGATTCCAGTTAgactgtagatttttaaaaatatatattttattgattttttatagagaggaagggagagggatagagagttagaaacatcgatgagagagaaacatcaatcagctgcctcctgcacaccccttactggggatgtgcctgcaaccaaggtatgtgcccttgaccagaatcgaacctgagaccctttcgtccgcaggccgacgctctatccaccgagccaaaccggttagggcagactgtagatttttaaatttttttattgattcaccCTTCACCCTCACCTACAAAACATATCTTAGTTTGAAACTAAGATTCACTAAATATTTCTCTTGGGGTATGTTTAACTAAAAAATCTGAAGTGATAAGGATTCACTGTGTTCTGCCCATACTCAGTCAGATGGAACACACTAGAACAGAGATTGATAAACTTCCTGTGGAGGTCCAGATAGTAAATTTTTTACGCTTTGTGGTCCATGCTTTCTCTGTTGTAACTCCTCAGTTCTGCTGTTGTAGTATGGAAACAGTCAGACAATACATAAACACATGAGCATGGCTATATTCCagttaactttatttaaaaaacggAAGTTGGGCTGGAtatggcctgtgggctgtggTTTACTGACCCCTGAGCTAAAGTCTAGACTGTGAGCTCATCAAGAGCAGGGACCATGTACCCCATGCCTGCCACATCCCAGGTGTTGTtgcatatttgctgaatgaatgaacacaaagATTCTGAACAACGCAGACTCTGAGCATAGGGACATTGGGAGACTGATCACTTTAgactcagggggtg
Protein-coding sequences here:
- the RPAIN gene encoding RPA-interacting protein isoform X3, coding for MAEQSGSPRRSMYKLVGSPPWKETFRQGCLERMRNSRDRLLNKYRQAGGNLPGRAQSALLAQELMEEEWNAWHSVESGPEAVAQWEEPMDLAELEEIQQELVDQEQSIISEYEKSLQFDEQCLSIILAEWEANALICPVCTNLQN